Proteins co-encoded in one Quercus robur chromosome 8, dhQueRobu3.1, whole genome shotgun sequence genomic window:
- the LOC126695276 gene encoding clathrin coat assembly protein AP180 has product MVSTMPSKLRKALGAVKDQTSISIAKVYSNTNAANLEVLILKATSHVEIPIDDRYVNEILSLISSNKVYVAACAIAISKRISRTRNWIVAVKSLMLVLRIFQDGDPYFPREVLHAMKRGAKILNLSNFRDDSNSSPWDYTAFVRTFALYLDERLDCFLTGKLQRRFTYTQIESLSHRHRSRTRQPVSPVRDMKPVMLLDRISYWQRLLDRAIGTRPTGAAKTNQLVLISLYAIVQESFDLYRDISDGLVLLLDSFFQLQYQSCANAFQACIKATKQFEELSGFYDLCKSIGVGRTSEYPSVQKISEELIVTLQDFLKDHDSFPSHNNGHRSPSLLPMPVLSSEKIIYEQSEGSDKLSQRGSEFSDSRCTSLEDLVALTETGMSIEQEYFSEDQAEKQSSCTEDFTSANEDSGSNSSFPLELETNSSLDLVSFHDHCSQLEEKQENQQQGNETSEISSLELDSQQDSWEVVLFESAAKQVQSSTSLANGFEHLVENDLIINQASLPQHQYNPFLQDEIPTTIETSTNEAVIFTVDPMFSVNPTFDTATAPSFCAQVETVVAPTLFPHDFNENTVAPTFCVENFSETMAAPTFSANSPNETVPAVPNEDPFAIWPGELANEHVSNVSMNQESLLHQQQLWLEQQNKIMAKRRT; this is encoded by the coding sequence ATGGTCTCAACAATGCCTAGCAAGCTAAGGAAGGCACTTGGAGCAGTGAAAGACCAAACCAGCATTAGCATAGCCAAGGTCTACTCCAACACCAACGCGGCCAACCTCGAGGTCTTGATCCTCAAAGCTACCTCCCATGTCGAAATCCCCATAGATGATCGTTACGTAAATGAAATCCTTTCACTCATTTCTTCCAACAAAGTCTACGTCGCGGCTTGTGCCATAGCCATTTCCAAACGCATTAGCAGAACTCGCAATTGGATCGTCGCCGTCAAGTCCCTCATGCTTGTTCTTAGAATATTCCAAGATGGTGATCCATATTTCCCAAGGGAAGTTCTTCATGCAATGAAACGTGGTGCAAAGATTCTTAACCTTTCAAACTTCCGTGACGACTCAAATTCAAGCCCCTGGGATTACACAGCCTTTGTTAGGACATTTGCTCTGTATCTTGACGAGCGCTTAGACTGTTTTCTTACGGGGAAGCTTCAACGGAGGTTTACGTATACTCAAATAGAAAGCTTAAGCCACCGCCATAGAAGTAGAACCCGGCAACCTGTTTCGCCGGTACGTGACATGAAGCCTGTAATGCTGCTTGATAGAATCTCATATTGGCAGCGTTTGCTCGATAGAGCTATAGGCACAAGACCTACCGGTGCAGCCAAAACTAACCAGTTGGTATTGATTTCGCTTTATGCAATTGTGCAAGAGAGTTTTGATCTCTACCGTGACATTTCTGATGGGCTTGTGCTTCTTTTAGACAGCTTCTTCCAATTGCAATATCAATCTTGTGCCAATGCGTTTCAAGCTTGTATTAAAGCCACGAAACAATTTGAAGAGCTTTCGGGTTTTTACGATTTGTGCAAGAGCATTGGGGTAGGAAGGACCTCTGAATATCCAAGTGTACAAAAGATTTCCGAAGAGCTTATAGTGACATTGCAAGATTTCTTGAAAGATCATGATTCATTTCCTAGTCATAACAATGGTCATCGATCACCGTCGCTTCTTCCTATGCCTGTTTTGAGTTCTGAGAAGATTATTTACGAGCAATCAGAAGGATCAGACAAGTTGTCACAGAGAGGATCAGAATTCAGTGATTCGCGATGCACATCGTTGGAGGATCTTGTGGCTCTTACAGAAACGGGTATGTCAATTGAGCAAGAATATTTCTCAGAGGACCAAGCCGAGAAACAATCTTCTTGCACTGAGGATTTCACCAGTGCTAATGAAGATTCCGGATCAAACTCTTCATTTCCCCTTGAACTAGAAACAAATTCAAGTTTAGACCTCGTAAGTTTCCATGATCACTGTTCACAACttgaagaaaaacaagaaaatcaaCAACAAGGAAATGAAACCTCGGAGATTTCCAGTTTAGAATTGGACTCTCAACAAGATAGTTGGGAAGTTGTTTTATTTGAGTCGGCAGCCAAACAAGTGCAATCTTCTACAAGTCTAGCCAACGGGTTCGAACACTTGGTTGAGAACGATTTGATAATTAATCAAGCTTCACTACCTCAACACCAATACAATCCATTTCTACAAGATGAAATACCAACTACTATTGAAACCAGTACCAATGAGGCAGTCATTTTTACAGTGGACCCAATGTTTTCAGTTAATCCCACGTTTGATACAGCTACGGCACCAAGTTTTTGCGCACAAGTTGAGACCGTGGTTGCACCGACATTGTTTCCACACGATTTTAACGAGAACACAGTAGCTCCAACATTTTGTGTTGAGAATTTTAGTGAAACAATGGCAGCACCAACTTTTAGTGCCAACAGTCCTAACGAGACAGTACCCGCAGTTCCTAATGAAGACCCATTTGCGATTTGGCCTGGTGAATTGGCCAATGAACATGTCTCTAATGTGTCAATGAATCAAGAAAGTCTGTTGCATCAGCAACAGTTGTGGTTAGAGCAGCAAAACAAGATCATGGCAAAGCGTCGGACTTGA
- the LOC126696192 gene encoding uncharacterized protein LOC126696192, with the protein MDANPSRQHEQGTRPKKGRMEERRDRESKKPGPPVRNQQYTPLNAPLEQVLMQIKDDPSLKWPEKMKGDPNKRNRNKYCRFHRDHGHDTDKCFDLKQQIENLIRQGKLRGFLRRDQRDEKQKGKMEDSSRPPLGEIRVIIGGSTTGQSSKSKKTYLKVVQSVQLSGRSPIARSTDERAITFTDEDADRIHHPHDDALVISLLIANYTTRRVLVDNGSSADILYYPAFQQMRLGRDQLRPVNSPLVGFGGMKVQPVGTISLSVVVGAYPRQITKDVNFLVVDCPSSYNAIIGRPTLNSWKAVTSTYHLSIKFPTEHGVGQVQGDQLAARECYLAMLAMDEQVQAMNIEEKRVVAEPTEALKDIPLDEDNPERCTRVGADLEEKIKTDLVQFLKNNIDVFAWSHEDMPGATYQRLVNHMFRPQIWRNVEVYVDDMLEKSQDEGRHLDDLQETFETLRRGIKANPDKIQAILDMKPPQNTKEIQSLTGRVAALNRAPLLSPSVEGEELYLYLAVTPYAVSSALIREEDKVQRPVYYTSKALKGAEGRYPQMEKLAFALITASRKLRHYFQAHVINVMTDHPLKKAMNRLEVAGRLIQWAVELSEFDIRYQPRHAIKAQALADFIAEFTPSHNEAEDSKRWIVHVDGSSTRHARGIGVVLQSPEGDKLKHKVRLQYQATNNEVEYEALLKGLELAKSVEAKSICVMGDSQLIMGQVNGMYEAKEGRMKKYLGRVMRLVKRFEKADFVQIPREENVEADTIAKEASADESLEKSDEVQYMPSIDAQEVQQVDNRENWMTPIISYLKDGRLPEEKDEARKVRVRSARYVLMNEVLYKRGFSQPYLRCLAPDEANYVLREVHEGACGNHSGARSLVHKVVRAGYYWPNMQADAKAYVKVCDQCQRFSNVSRQPSEYLTPMVAPWPFAQWGLDILGPFPLGVRQMKFLVVGIDYFTKWIWSAEGIGV; encoded by the exons ATGGACGCAAATCCCAGTCGTCAGCACGAGCAGGgtactcgtccaaagaagggacggatgGAGGAAAGGAGAGATCGAGAAAGTAAGAAGCCAGGCCCTCCAGTACGGAACCAGCAGTATACCCCTTTAAACGCCCCACTTGagcaagtccttatgcaaatcaaggatgatccttccctGAAGTGGCCGGAGAAAATGAAGGGTGATCCCAACAAGCGCAACAGGAACAAGTACTGTCGTTTCCATAGGGATCATGGCCATGACACGGACAAGTGCtttgacttgaagcaacaaattgaaaatctcataaggcaagggaagcTGAGGGGTTTCCTTAGACGAGACCAAAGGGACGAGAAACAGAAGGGAAAGATGGAAGATTCATCGCGACCACCACTCGGGGAGATAAGAGTCATCATTGGGGGAAGTACAACTGGCCAgtcgtccaagtccaagaaaacTTACTTGAAGGTAGTACAAAGCGTCCAGCTTTCTGGACGATCACCAATAGCAAGATCTACGGACGAGCGGGCAATTACTTTCACGGACGAGGACGCTGATAGAATTCATCACCCTCATGATGATGCCCTCGTCATCTCCTTATTAATTGCAAACTACACAACCAGAAGAGTGCTTGTGGACAATGGAAGCTCAGcagacattttatattatccagcttttcagcagatgagATTAGGACGAGACCAGCTCCGTCCAGTGAACTCCCCCCTAGTAGGCTTTGGTGGGATGAAGGTGCAACCAGTGGGTACCATTTCCTTATCCGTGGTAGTGGGGGCATATCCACGACAGATTACCAAGGAtgtgaacttccttgtggtagaCTGTCCATCCTCTTACAATGCCATCATTGGGAggccaactttgaatagttggaaaGCTGTTACCTCTACTTACCACTTATCAatcaagtttccaacagaacacGGGGTAGGACAGGTACAAGGTGACCAACTGGCAGCAAGAGAGTGTTACTTGGCCATGTTGGCCATGGATGAACAAGTTCAAGCAATGAACATTGAAGAAAAGAGGGTTGTAGCAGAACCTACTGAAGCATTGAAAGATATTCCTTTGGATGAAGATAACCCTGAGAGGTGTACCAGGGTTGGAGCAGAtttagaagagaagattaagacGGACCTCGTccaatttttgaagaacaaCATCGACGTGTTTGCGTGGAGTCACGAGGATATGCCgg gggcgACATATCAGAGGTTGGTCAACCACATGTTCCGTCCGCAGATTTGGcggaatgtggaagtctatgtagatgacatgctggAGAAAAGTCAGGATGAAGGAAGACATCTAGACGACCTGCAGGAGACATTTGAGACATTGAGGCG GGGAATTAAAGCAAATCcagataaaattcaagcaatactgGACATGAAGCCACCGCAAAATACCAAGGAAATCCAATCCCTCACTGGACGAGTCGCTGCgcttaacag GGCACCGCTGCTAAGTCCATCAGTGGAAGGAGAAGAACTATATTTGTACCTAGCGGTAACCCCATATGCTGTGAGCTCGGCATTGATAAGAGAGGAAGATAAAGTCCAAAGACCTGTGTATTATACAAGCAAGGCATTGAAAGGAGCGGAAGGACGATATCCACAAATGGAGAAGTTGGCCTTCGCACTAATCACAGCTTCAAGGAAGCTgaggcattatttccaagcacatgtcattaatgttATGACAGATCATCCTCTCAAAAAAGCAATGAATAGACTGGAAGTTGCAGGGCGATTAATCCAGTGGGCTGTGGAGCTAAGTGAATTCGATATCAgatatcaaccaaggcatgccataaaagctcaagccctagcagATTTTATTGCAGAGTTTACCCCAAGTCATAATGAGGCAGAGGACAGCAAGAGATGGATCGTCCACGTGGATGGTTCGTCTACACGGCATGCAAGAGGAATTGGTGTGGTCCTACAGTCCCCAGAGGGAGACAAACTGAAACATAAAGTCCGTCTACAGTACCAAGCGACAAACAATGAagtcgaatatgaagccctcctcaaagggctagaattggcgAAGTCCGTGGAAGCCAAGTCCATATGTGTCATGGGGGATTCCCAACTAATCATGGGCCAAGTGAATGGGATGTATGAAGCGAAGGAAGGACGAATGAAGAAATACCTTGGTAGGGTGATGCGCCTTGTGAAAAGGTTTGAAAAAGCTGACTTCGTTCAAATCCCCAGGGAGGAGAACGTGGAAGCTGATACTATAGCAAAAGAGGCCTCAGCAGATGAATCATTAGAGAAGTCAGATGAAGTTCAGTATATGCCGAGTATAGATGCCCAGGAAGTACAGCAGGTGGATAACAgagaaaattggatgactccCATTATATCATATTTGAAAGACGGACGACTACCAGAAGAAAAGGACGAGGCCAGAAAGGTGAGGGTGAGATCAGCTAGATACGTCCTTATGAATGAAGtgctatacaagagaggtttctctcAACCTTACCTTAGGTGCCTAGCTCCGGACGAAGCGAACTACGTGCTGAGAGAAGTTCACGAAGGGGCATGTGGCAATCACTCAGGAGCCAGATCACTTGTCCACAAGGTCGTCCGTGCAGGATATTActggccgaacatgcaagctGATGCAAAAGCATACGTTAAAGTCTGCGACCAGTGCCAGCGATTTAGCAATGTCTCCAGACAACCATCGGAATACCTCACCCCAATGGTAGCACCGTGGcccttcgcacaatggggattggaCATTTTGGGTCCCTTCCCTTTGGGAGTAAGGCAGATGAAGTTTTTAGTTGTGGGcatcgattacttcaccaaatgg ATTTGGAGTGCCGAAGGTATTGGTGTCTGA
- the LOC126695277 gene encoding glucan endo-1,3-beta-glucosidase 12: protein MERLAFSCLFLFISLLAFADAGSIGVNYGRIANNLPPASKVVSLLKSQGLNRVKVFDSDPAVLNALSGSGIKVTVDLPNGLLFAAARSKSFASTWVQKNVAAYHPSTQIEAIAVGNEVFVDPNNTTRYLLPAMKNLHDALVKYNFNNDIKISSPIALSALQNSYPSSAGSFRPELVESVFKPLLGFLRQTGSYLMVNAYPFFAYESNADVISLDYALFRENPGVVDAGNGLRYFSLFDAQIDAVFAAMSALKYDDIKVVVTETGWPSKGDENEVGASVPNAAAYNGNLVRRILTGGGTPLRPKADLTVYLFALFNENNKNGPTSERNYGLFYPTEEKVYDIPFTVEGLKNYHDTPRTPVPGNQHARTPVNGSGGGGVSKSTSGNTWCVAKGDVGKEKLQMALDYACGEGGADCHPIQPGSTCYSPNTVEAHASFAFNSYYQKKSRAMGTCYFGGAAYVVTQPPRYGSCEFPTGY from the exons ATGGAGCGCCTAGCTTTCTCTTGCCTCTTCCTGTTCATTTCTCTCCTCGCATTCGCAG ATGCGGGTTCCATAGGAGTGAACTATGGTAGAATCGCAAACAACCTTCCCCCAGCATCAAAGGTTGTGTCGCTTCTCAAATCTCAGGGTCTAAATCGGGTCAAGGTCTTCGACTCCGACCCGGCGGTTCTCAATGCCTTATCCGGATCCGGCATCAAAGTCACCGTGGACCTCCCAAACGGGCTCCTTTTCGCCGCCGCCAGAAGCAAATCCTTCGCCTCCACATGGGTCCAGAAGAATGTCGCTGCCTACCACCCCTCAACACAAATCGAAGCCATTGCTGTAGGAAACGAAGTCTTCGTCGACCCAAACAATACAACCCGTTACCTCTTACCCGCAATGAAAAACCTTCATGACGCTCTCGTGAAGTACAACTTCAATAATGACATCAAAATCTCTTCCCCTATAGCTCTCAGCGCACTTCAAAACTCTTACCCTTCTTCAGCCGGGTCTTTCCGACCCGAACTAGTAGAGTCCGTTTTCAAGCCCTTGTTGGGTTTCCTTCGCCAAACTGGGTCGTACCTCATGGTTAATGCCTACCCATTTTTCGCTTACGAGTCGAACGCCGACGTCATCTCCTTAGACTACGCTTTGTTCCGTGAAAACCCGGGCGTAGTGGATGCGGGTAATGGGTTAAGATATTTTAGCTTATTCGACGCTCAAATCGACGCTGTTTTTGCTGCCATGTCAGCTTTGAAATACGACGATATCAAGGTCGTTGTAACGGAAACGGGTTGGCCTTCTAAAGGAGACGAAAACGAAGTAGGCGCGTCGGTTCCAAACGCTGCAGCTTATAACGGAAATCTGGTCCGTCGGATTTTGACTGGAGGTGGGACCCCGTTGAGACCCAAGGCAGATCTGACCGTTTATTTGTTCGCTCTTTTCAACGAGAACAACAAGAACGGTCCCACATCGGAGCGTAACTACGGGCTGTTTTACCCTACTGAGGAGAAAGTTTACGACATACCGTTTACCGTGGAGGGATTGAAGAACTACCACGACACGCCGCGGACACCCGTGCCCGGTAACCAACACGCGAGAACACCGGTGAACGGTAGCGGAGGCGGAGGCGTGTCGAAGAGTACGTCAGGGAACACGTGGTGCGTGGCGAAGGGTGATGTGGGGAAAGAGAAGCTGCAGATGGCTCTAGATTATGCTTGTGGTGAGGGTGGTGCTGACTGCCATCCGATCCAGCCAGGTTCCACGTGTTATAGTCCTAATACTGTTGAGGCCCATGCTTCGTTCGCGTTCAACAGTTATTATCAGAAGAAGAGCCGTGCCATGGGTACTTGTTACTTTGGAGGAGCGGCTTATGTGGTCACTCAACCCCCTA GATATGGAAGTTGCGAGTTCCCCACGGGATACTGA